CATTCATTGGCCGGAATCGGCATCGCTGAAGCCATGGCAACGGCACCAATCGCGTTGGATCAACTGGTGCTGGTGGCCGCACTGGTGCTGCAACCCGGCGAACGCGCCATCGACCGAATTCCTGAAAGCCGTCGTCCGAGTTACTTCGAGCTTGCGGAGGCGTCAGCCGATCAAACAATCGCCCTGAGTGCGGAGGTCACACGCAAGGCGTTCTTCAACGACCTGGATGAAAGCCAGGCCGCTGCTTATCACGCCCGGCTCACTCCCCAGCCTCTGGGCGTCTACCTCGAAGAGAGCCGATTCGACTTGTCCACACTCGCCTGCCCCAAGCACTAACTCGCCTGCAGACATGACCAGGCACTCGGGCTGGACAGCAACCTGTTGTATGCCGAGCGGTTAGGGGGAACCACGCGCATCCTCGGGGCAGGTCACGATGTGATGCTGTCTGAACCTGAGATGCTTGCGCAGGCACTGATGACGCTTGTCAGCAGCTAACGCGCCCATCAAACAACACGCAGCCCCAATGCATGGGGTCTGAGGCCTGAAACATCCCAGGGCATTCCCGGCAACAGCGAAAAGAGCAGCAACAAGAACAACTGCATCAGCAGCACAGAGGTGATGCCCAACCAGGTGAAGCGTGTCGAAGAGG
This region of Synechococcus sp. NOUM97013 genomic DNA includes:
- a CDS encoding alpha/beta fold hydrolase; the protein is MAVFLLVHGGSHGSWCWDACAEALRRNGHAALSFDLPGHGQDPTPRDQVTLKAYAEAIRDQLERCGPEPPVLVGHSLAGIGIAEAMATAPIALDQLVLVAALVLQPGERAIDRIPESRRPSYFELAEASADQTIALSAEVTRKAFFNDLDESQAAAYHARLTPQPLGVYLEESRFDLSTLACPKH